A region from the Polaribacter sp. Hel1_33_78 genome encodes:
- a CDS encoding S41 family peptidase, whose product MKNFKLKKNTILFLLVGTLFLTFSFKSKFFEVAKQIEIYNTLFKELNMYYIDEINPAEFTNKAIKNTLKDLDPYTNFYNEQDVEDAKMRRVGEYSGIGTAVYYIKKGIQLKEIYKGFSADKAGLKAGDVIISIDGQSLKNMEREQLSMLLKGVPDSKVFVEIERQDKIIKKELIREKVVVNPVPFYKMIDDEIGYITLTRFNNKASSEVKKAYRSLKKEGMKRLVFDLRYNPGGSLLEAINISNFFIPKGKVIVTTKAKIKKWSNTYKGTNEPLDLKIPIVVLVNGRSASASEIVSGSLQDYDRAVIMGERSFGKGLVQRYRTLTYGNQLKLTISKYYTPSGRCIQELDYTNRNAKTGKVPKFSDNQINEFKTENGRTVFDGGGVMPDVEIKTSKRTDVTKKLINSKAIFNFAADYYYKNPKIVAAENYKFSKTDFKSFTAFLETDTTFVTEQERLFKAAYMLSENSNISREYEKIKQKLLVAKINEITKNQDIIKVLLEEEVLEKYYYKEGVYRHHLKNDETISEAVQLLKNEDAYNNILSGK is encoded by the coding sequence ATGAAAAACTTTAAATTAAAAAAGAATACGATTTTATTTTTATTAGTTGGAACGCTTTTTTTAACGTTTTCATTTAAATCAAAATTCTTTGAAGTTGCAAAACAGATAGAAATCTACAATACACTATTTAAGGAATTAAATATGTATTATATTGACGAAATAAATCCTGCAGAATTTACAAATAAAGCCATAAAAAATACTTTAAAAGATTTAGATCCTTATACAAATTTTTACAATGAACAAGATGTGGAAGACGCCAAAATGAGAAGAGTAGGTGAGTATTCTGGAATTGGTACTGCTGTTTATTATATAAAAAAAGGAATTCAACTAAAGGAGATTTACAAAGGGTTTTCTGCCGATAAAGCAGGCTTAAAAGCAGGAGATGTTATTATTTCTATTGATGGTCAGTCACTTAAAAACATGGAAAGAGAGCAACTTTCTATGTTGTTAAAAGGAGTTCCGGATAGTAAAGTATTTGTAGAAATTGAGCGTCAAGATAAAATTATTAAAAAAGAATTAATAAGAGAGAAAGTTGTTGTTAATCCTGTTCCTTTTTATAAAATGATAGATGATGAAATAGGTTATATTACCTTAACTCGCTTTAACAACAAAGCCTCGTCAGAAGTGAAAAAAGCATACAGATCCTTAAAGAAGGAGGGGATGAAAAGATTGGTGTTTGATTTAAGATATAACCCTGGAGGATCCCTTCTAGAAGCAATTAATATTTCAAACTTTTTTATTCCAAAAGGAAAAGTAATTGTTACCACAAAAGCCAAAATTAAAAAATGGAGTAATACGTATAAAGGAACAAATGAACCTTTAGATTTAAAAATTCCGATCGTAGTTTTGGTTAATGGACGTTCTGCATCGGCATCAGAAATAGTAAGTGGTTCTTTGCAAGATTATGATAGAGCTGTAATTATGGGAGAACGTTCTTTTGGAAAAGGGTTAGTACAACGGTACAGAACTTTAACGTATGGAAATCAATTAAAATTGACAATCTCTAAATATTACACCCCAAGTGGAAGATGTATTCAAGAATTAGATTACACCAATAGAAATGCTAAAACTGGCAAGGTTCCTAAGTTTTCTGATAACCAAATTAATGAATTTAAAACAGAAAATGGAAGAACCGTTTTTGATGGAGGAGGGGTAATGCCTGATGTAGAAATAAAAACATCTAAAAGAACTGATGTTACTAAGAAACTAATAAACTCTAAAGCAATTTTTAACTTTGCTGCTGATTATTATTATAAAAACCCAAAAATTGTAGCTGCTGAAAATTATAAATTTTCAAAGACAGATTTTAAGAGTTTTACTGCTTTTTTAGAAACGGATACAACTTTTGTAACAGAACAAGAGCGTTTGTTTAAGGCGGCATATATGCTTTCTGAAAATAGTAATATTTCCAGAGAATATGAAAAAATAAAGCAGAAATTATTAGTGGCTAAAATTAATGAAATAACTAAAAATCAAGATATTATTAAAGTATTATTAGAAGAAGAGGTTTTAGAAAAATACTATTATAAAGAAGGAGTTTATAGGCATCATTTAAAAAATGATGAAACCATTTCTGAAGCCGTTCAATTGCTTAAAAATGAAGATGCTTATAATAATATTTTATCAGGGAAATAA
- the rnpA gene encoding ribonuclease P protein component, whose translation MKFTLGKKERLKSRKLIERLYKEGKSVKAFPLRMVYLQIDHTSSFPAQVGVSVAKRNFKKAPDRNRLKRLMRETYRLQKEIVYNHVEKPYVFMISYIGKEEKAYEEIFSKMDKLLNLFVEEVKNNSHEKL comes from the coding sequence ATGAAGTTTACTTTAGGAAAAAAAGAACGATTAAAAAGTAGAAAATTGATAGAAAGACTGTACAAAGAAGGCAAGTCTGTAAAAGCTTTTCCATTAAGGATGGTGTATTTACAAATAGACCATACGTCAAGTTTTCCTGCGCAAGTTGGTGTTTCTGTTGCCAAAAGAAATTTTAAAAAGGCTCCCGATAGAAATCGTTTAAAAAGATTGATGCGTGAAACTTATCGTTTGCAAAAAGAAATTGTGTACAATCATGTTGAGAAACCTTATGTATTTATGATTTCGTATATTGGGAAAGAAGAAAAAGCCTACGAAGAAATTTTTTCTAAAATGGATAAATTATTGAATTTATTTGTGGAGGAAGTAAAAAATAATTCACATGAAAAACTTTAA
- a CDS encoding acyl-CoA dehydrogenase family protein, translating into MKPDLFQAPDYYNLDDLLTEEHKLIREAARDWVKRDVSPIIEEYAQRAEFPTQIIGGLAEIGAFGPYIPEEYGGAGLDQISYGLIMQEIERGDSGVRSTASVQSSLVMYPIYAYGNEEQRKKYLPKLASGEWMGCFGLTEPNHGSNPSGMETKFKDMGDHYLLNGAKMWISNAPFAQIAVVWAKNEEGRIHGLIVERGMEGFSTPETHNKWSLRASSTGELIFDNVKVPKENLLPNKSGLGGPLGCLDSARYGIAWGAIGAAMDCYDTALRYCKQREQFGKPIGQFQLQQKKLAEMITEITKAQLLAWRLGTLKNEGKATSAQISMAKRNNVDMAIKIAREARQMLGGMGITGEYSIMRHMMNLESVITYEGTHDIHLLITGLDVTGLNAFK; encoded by the coding sequence ATGAAACCTGATTTATTTCAAGCACCAGATTATTATAATTTAGACGATTTACTGACCGAGGAACACAAATTGATTCGTGAAGCAGCTCGTGATTGGGTAAAACGTGATGTCTCTCCAATTATTGAAGAATACGCTCAAAGAGCAGAGTTTCCAACTCAAATTATTGGTGGTTTGGCAGAAATTGGTGCCTTCGGACCTTATATTCCTGAAGAATATGGCGGTGCAGGTTTAGATCAAATTTCTTACGGGTTAATTATGCAAGAAATTGAACGTGGGGATTCTGGTGTTCGTTCTACCGCTTCTGTACAATCTTCATTAGTAATGTATCCTATTTATGCTTATGGGAATGAAGAACAACGTAAAAAATATTTACCAAAATTAGCTTCGGGTGAATGGATGGGCTGTTTTGGTTTAACAGAACCTAATCACGGCTCTAATCCGTCAGGAATGGAAACAAAATTTAAAGATATGGGAGATCATTATCTTTTAAATGGCGCAAAAATGTGGATTTCAAATGCACCTTTTGCACAAATTGCTGTTGTTTGGGCAAAAAATGAAGAAGGTAGAATTCATGGATTGATTGTAGAGCGCGGAATGGAAGGTTTTTCTACTCCTGAAACTCATAATAAATGGTCTTTACGAGCATCATCAACTGGTGAGCTTATTTTTGATAACGTAAAAGTGCCAAAAGAAAACCTATTGCCAAACAAATCTGGACTTGGAGGTCCTTTAGGATGCTTAGACTCTGCGCGTTATGGAATTGCTTGGGGGGCAATTGGTGCTGCCATGGATTGTTATGATACTGCTTTACGCTATTGTAAACAACGTGAGCAATTTGGTAAACCAATTGGTCAATTTCAACTGCAGCAAAAGAAATTAGCTGAAATGATTACAGAAATCACCAAAGCGCAATTATTAGCTTGGAGGTTAGGCACTTTAAAAAATGAAGGAAAAGCTACTTCTGCTCAAATTTCTATGGCGAAAAGAAATAATGTTGATATGGCGATAAAAATTGCCAGAGAAGCAAGACAAATGTTAGGCGGAATGGGAATTACAGGTGAATATTCTATTATGCGTCATATGATGAATTTAGAAAGTGTTATTACATATGAAGGAACTCATGATATCCATTTATTAATTACAGGTTTAGATGTCACTGGTTTAAATGCTTTTAAATAA
- a CDS encoding SGNH/GDSL hydrolase family protein, which produces MKKLFYSSILSVFFLMVFSCSSSKDEILEIEEDIIIKDENVSQHGTFKILSLGDSYTIGQSVCAKCRFPVQLVDSLLIRVDNKSSFPLEIIARTGWTTSNLISAINSENLTSNYSFATLLIGVNNQYQNKAFSIFEEEFPELVKIAIQSVGGDSKKLVVLSIPDYAFTPFGNGNSTISAEIKKYNDFTQSYCIQNNITFLNITDITEQGLTNPALVASDGLHPSKEAYAEFVERLVPIVLEKLGLK; this is translated from the coding sequence ATGAAGAAACTGTTCTATAGTAGTATCCTCAGTGTTTTTTTTCTGATGGTTTTTTCTTGCAGTAGCTCTAAGGACGAAATACTAGAAATTGAAGAGGATATAATTATAAAGGATGAAAATGTTTCTCAACACGGAACTTTTAAAATACTTTCCTTAGGAGATAGTTATACTATAGGACAAAGTGTCTGTGCAAAATGTAGATTTCCAGTACAATTGGTAGACTCTCTTTTAATCAGGGTAGACAATAAAAGTTCTTTCCCTTTAGAGATAATTGCTAGAACAGGATGGACAACTTCTAATTTAATTAGTGCCATCAACTCAGAAAATCTAACTTCAAATTATAGTTTTGCAACGTTATTAATTGGGGTTAATAATCAATATCAAAATAAAGCTTTTTCAATTTTTGAAGAAGAATTTCCTGAATTGGTAAAAATAGCTATTCAATCTGTTGGAGGAGATTCTAAAAAATTAGTCGTTTTATCAATTCCAGATTATGCTTTTACTCCTTTTGGAAATGGAAATTCAACAATTTCAGCTGAAATTAAAAAATATAATGATTTTACTCAATCATACTGCATTCAAAATAATATTACTTTTTTAAATATTACTGATATTACTGAACAAGGATTAACAAATCCTGCATTAGTTGCAAGTGATGGTCTCCATCCTTCTAAAGAGGCCTATGCAGAATTTGTGGAAAGACTTGTTCCGATAGTTTTAGAAAAACTAGGCTTAAAATAA
- a CDS encoding universal stress protein codes for MKRILHATDYSENAIPALKYAFSLSEKLNASLFVIHVFDYPTVFSKELAEPYQNLEEKSYKIHYQKLVDFCTKNYEGDIDKLDLSFDAIEDKSIVKGIIKKANNLNADLIITGTKSEKVLKELLLGNTAKQLIEKAPCPILTVPKEQNSLEIDTIVYASDFEENDISAIYDLVKIAEPYNATIKIVHISLKEDDTDRNKMDWFKELLNEKIKYDKIDTEIIYSEDVFEALKSYLNEKKADMVTMLERSSKGIMKMLFHTDLVKKMETLGNIPLMSFNEDQL; via the coding sequence ATGAAAAGAATATTACACGCTACAGATTATTCAGAAAACGCAATACCTGCGTTAAAATATGCTTTTAGTTTAAGTGAAAAATTAAATGCAAGTTTATTTGTAATTCATGTTTTTGATTATCCAACAGTTTTCAGCAAAGAGCTTGCAGAACCTTATCAAAATCTTGAAGAAAAATCGTACAAAATACATTACCAGAAACTAGTTGATTTTTGCACAAAAAATTATGAAGGTGACATAGATAAATTAGATCTAAGTTTTGATGCAATTGAAGATAAATCCATCGTAAAAGGAATTATAAAAAAAGCAAATAACCTAAATGCAGATTTGATAATTACTGGTACTAAAAGTGAGAAAGTATTGAAAGAATTACTTTTAGGAAATACAGCAAAACAACTTATTGAAAAAGCACCATGCCCTATATTGACAGTTCCAAAAGAACAAAATTCTCTTGAGATTGATACAATAGTTTATGCTTCAGATTTTGAAGAAAATGATATAAGCGCAATTTATGATTTAGTTAAAATAGCGGAACCATATAATGCTACTATAAAAATTGTTCATATTTCATTAAAAGAAGATGATACGGACAGAAATAAAATGGATTGGTTTAAAGAACTATTAAATGAAAAAATTAAATATGATAAAATTGATACAGAAATAATCTATTCTGAAGATGTTTTTGAGGCATTAAAATCTTATTTAAATGAAAAAAAAGCAGACATGGTTACAATGTTAGAAAGAAGCTCAAAAGGAATAATGAAAATGCTTTTCCACACAGATTTAGTTAAAAAAATGGAAACCTTGGGTAATATTCCATTAATGAGTTTTAATGAAGATCAATTATAA
- a CDS encoding DUF2892 domain-containing protein has protein sequence MLNKYFRAIVGVMVLLSVVLTVYVNQNWIWFTVFIGINMLQSAFTKWCLLETILMKLGVKK, from the coding sequence ATGTTAAATAAATATTTTAGAGCTATCGTTGGTGTAATGGTTTTGTTAAGTGTTGTGCTTACAGTGTATGTTAACCAAAATTGGATTTGGTTTACTGTGTTTATAGGAATAAATATGTTGCAATCTGCCTTTACTAAATGGTGCTTATTGGAAACAATTTTAATGAAATTAGGAGTAAAAAAATGA
- a CDS encoding efflux RND transporter permease subunit, giving the protein MKEGLAGKIAKVFIGSKLTVLLMIVFMVVGVYSSFLIPREEEPQIDVPMADIFVGYPGASPKEVETRVVKPLEKLISNIKGVEYVYSTSMNEKAMVIVQFYVGEDIERSFVKLYNEINKHMDQMPEGVTFPLVKTRAIDDVPMLGLTLWSESYSDYQLSQMAQELETEIKKVNDVSITHKIGGRNRQLRVVLDKDKLASSGLDFLSVSQMIKANNTQLRSGSFDKNDTEFLVNTGTFLASVADVENLVVGVQQHQPIYLKQIATIIDGPEVPQNYVSLGFGQASEKSQTYKSEYPAVTISIAKRKGADAMKIAEVILDRVSHLRTTLIPDDVHVEITRNYGETASHKVSELLLHLIGSIFAVTLVVMLAMGWRGGLVVFLSVPITFALTLLSYYMLDYTLNRITLFALVFVTGIVVDDSIIIAENMHRHFKMKRLPFKQAALYAINEVGNPTILATFTVIASVLPMAFVSGLMGPYMAPMPIGASIAMILSLFVALTITPYLGYIFLREKDKKGGVEKVQKPLEETFIYKIYNKFERPLLESKAKRWLFLGGTFVLLMGTMVLFFTKSVAVKMLPFDNKNEFQIVIDMPEGTTLERTGVVTQEIAQYLSTRPEVVNYQNYIGTSAPITFNGLVRHYDLRGGSNMADIQVNLVDKGERDIQSHGIAKLLRPEIQKIASKYDANVKLVEVPPGPPVMSTIVAEIYGPDYDEQMNIANSVQDILKNTVDVVDVDWMVEANQKEYQFEINKEKAMLYGVAPQQIAYTMHRALSNSPITNLYDENAVNQVGLVLSLDEKEKSTISDISQLKVKSKQGNMIPIADLVEIKETIAAKSIYRKNQKRVVYVMADMAGELESPAYAILGMEEKLRKIKLQEGYTLNEMYLGQPDFEDNYTVKWDGEWQITLEVFRDLGIAFLGAIILIYILIVGWFQNFKAPIVMMVAIPLSLIGIILGHWIMGAFFTATSFIGMIALAGIMVRNSVLLIDFINLRLADGVPLKQAAIEAGAVRTTPILLTAGTVVIGAFVILFDPIFQGLAISLMGGTIVSTVLTLLVVPLVYYMIERKNYK; this is encoded by the coding sequence ATGAAAGAAGGTTTAGCTGGAAAAATTGCAAAAGTCTTTATTGGTTCAAAACTGACAGTGCTTCTAATGATTGTCTTTATGGTTGTTGGTGTGTATAGTTCGTTTTTAATTCCTAGAGAAGAAGAACCACAAATTGATGTGCCAATGGCGGATATTTTTGTTGGTTATCCCGGCGCGAGTCCAAAAGAAGTAGAAACGAGAGTTGTAAAGCCTTTAGAGAAATTAATTTCTAATATTAAAGGTGTAGAATATGTTTATTCTACTTCAATGAATGAAAAAGCAATGGTGATTGTGCAGTTTTATGTGGGCGAAGATATTGAGCGCTCATTTGTTAAATTATACAATGAAATTAATAAGCACATGGATCAAATGCCAGAAGGTGTTACATTTCCATTGGTTAAAACACGTGCGATTGATGATGTACCAATGTTGGGATTAACGCTATGGAGTGAAAGCTATAGTGATTATCAATTAAGCCAAATGGCACAAGAACTAGAAACGGAGATAAAGAAAGTAAATGATGTTTCTATTACACATAAAATTGGTGGAAGAAATCGTCAATTAAGAGTGGTTTTAGACAAAGATAAATTGGCGTCAAGCGGATTAGATTTTTTATCAGTTTCTCAAATGATAAAAGCCAATAACACTCAATTAAGATCAGGGAGTTTTGATAAAAATGATACTGAATTTCTAGTCAATACCGGTACGTTTTTAGCATCTGTTGCAGATGTAGAAAATTTAGTTGTTGGCGTTCAACAGCATCAACCCATTTATTTAAAACAGATTGCTACAATTATCGATGGGCCAGAAGTGCCACAAAATTATGTGTCTTTAGGTTTTGGACAAGCGAGTGAGAAGTCTCAAACGTACAAATCTGAATATCCTGCAGTTACTATTTCTATTGCAAAAAGAAAAGGTGCAGATGCAATGAAGATTGCAGAAGTAATATTAGATAGAGTAAGTCATTTAAGAACAACTTTAATTCCTGATGATGTACATGTAGAAATTACCAGAAATTATGGTGAAACAGCTTCTCATAAAGTATCAGAATTATTATTACACCTTATAGGGTCTATTTTTGCTGTTACTTTGGTTGTAATGCTAGCCATGGGCTGGCGTGGTGGATTGGTCGTGTTTTTATCAGTGCCAATTACCTTTGCTTTGACGCTGTTGAGTTATTACATGTTAGATTATACATTAAATAGAATTACGCTTTTTGCATTGGTATTTGTTACGGGTATCGTAGTTGATGATTCAATTATTATTGCCGAAAATATGCATAGGCATTTTAAGATGAAACGATTGCCTTTTAAGCAAGCTGCTTTATACGCCATTAACGAAGTTGGCAACCCAACAATTCTAGCTACGTTTACTGTAATAGCCTCTGTTTTACCAATGGCTTTTGTTTCTGGTTTAATGGGGCCTTATATGGCGCCAATGCCAATTGGAGCTTCAATAGCAATGATTTTATCATTATTTGTAGCCTTAACAATTACACCTTATTTAGGATATATTTTCTTAAGAGAAAAAGATAAAAAAGGAGGAGTAGAGAAAGTACAAAAACCATTAGAAGAAACTTTTATTTATAAAATTTATAACAAATTTGAAAGACCTCTATTAGAGAGTAAAGCAAAACGTTGGCTATTTTTAGGAGGAACTTTTGTCTTGTTAATGGGAACAATGGTCTTATTTTTTACAAAATCTGTTGCGGTAAAAATGTTACCTTTTGATAATAAAAACGAATTTCAGATTGTAATAGATATGCCAGAAGGTACAACTTTAGAAAGAACAGGAGTTGTTACCCAAGAGATTGCTCAATATTTATCGACAAGGCCAGAAGTGGTGAATTACCAAAATTATATTGGTACTTCTGCGCCAATTACTTTTAATGGTCTGGTGCGTCATTACGATTTACGTGGAGGAAGTAATATGGCAGATATTCAAGTGAACTTGGTTGATAAAGGTGAACGAGATATTCAAAGTCATGGAATTGCAAAATTATTAAGACCAGAAATTCAGAAAATAGCCTCTAAATATGATGCAAATGTAAAGTTGGTTGAAGTTCCTCCGGGCCCACCAGTAATGTCAACGATAGTTGCTGAAATTTATGGACCTGATTACGATGAGCAAATGAACATTGCAAATAGTGTTCAGGATATATTAAAAAACACAGTGGATGTAGTCGATGTAGATTGGATGGTTGAAGCGAATCAAAAAGAATATCAATTTGAAATAAATAAAGAAAAGGCAATGTTGTATGGGGTTGCTCCTCAGCAAATTGCATATACAATGCACAGGGCTTTATCTAACAGTCCTATTACAAATTTATATGATGAAAATGCTGTAAATCAAGTTGGATTGGTTTTGAGTTTAGATGAAAAAGAAAAATCAACAATTTCTGATATTTCTCAATTGAAAGTGAAATCTAAACAAGGAAACATGATTCCTATTGCAGATTTGGTTGAAATTAAAGAAACAATTGCTGCGAAAAGTATTTATCGTAAAAACCAAAAACGTGTAGTTTATGTAATGGCGGATATGGCTGGAGAGTTAGAAAGTCCTGCTTATGCCATTTTAGGAATGGAAGAAAAGTTGCGTAAAATAAAATTGCAAGAAGGCTATACTTTAAATGAAATGTATTTGGGTCAGCCAGATTTTGAAGATAATTATACCGTAAAATGGGACGGAGAATGGCAGATTACATTAGAAGTTTTTAGAGATTTAGGAATCGCATTTTTAGGAGCTATTATCTTAATTTATATTTTAATTGTTGGGTGGTTTCAAAATTTTAAAGCTCCGATAGTTATGATGGTTGCCATACCGTTATCACTTATAGGAATTATTTTAGGTCACTGGATTATGGGTGCATTTTTTACAGCTACTTCATTTATTGGAATGATTGCTTTGGCCGGAATTATGGTAAGAAACTCCGTCTTATTGATTGATTTCATCAACTTAAGATTGGCAGATGGTGTTCCTTTAAAACAAGCTGCAATTGAAGCAGGAGCAGTGAGAACTACCCCTATTTTATTAACTGCAGGAACTGTGGTCATAGGAGCATTTGTCATCTTATTTGATCCAATTTTTCAAGGATTAGCAATCTCTTTAATGGGTGGAACAATTGTTTCAACTGTTTTGACTTTGTTGGTTGTGCCACTAGTATATTATATGATTGAACGTAAAAACTATAAATAA
- a CDS encoding efflux RND transporter periplasmic adaptor subunit, protein MKKNIHIISLIVASLFIISCSSEDKKVVTDNSPVIKITVRKVATNSNNQFLSVSGKIQASNRTDVSTRMMGYVKKVYVNVGDKVKKGQLLVSINNTDLQAKKAQVNAGIIKANTVFKNAEKNHNRFKNLFGSNSITQKEMDDMTANYEMTKAGLESAKQMKNEINAQFVYANIIAPFSGVITSKNIENGDLASPGITLMSIESPKDFEVIAMVPETEILQIKKGTTVNVLIKSMQETLKGKVSEVSTSAKNTGGQYLVKIDLEKTAITILSGMFSTVQFPVERKVKSSLVLISLDAIVKNGQLSGVYTVSQSNTAMLRWLRLGRIYGNQVEVLSGLNSDESYIVSSETKLFNGAKVSIQ, encoded by the coding sequence ATGAAAAAAAATATACACATCATCTCGTTAATAGTTGCCTCCTTATTCATTATTAGCTGCAGTAGTGAAGATAAAAAAGTAGTAACAGATAATTCGCCTGTAATTAAAATTACAGTTCGTAAAGTTGCCACAAATAGTAATAATCAGTTTTTGTCGGTAAGTGGAAAAATACAAGCGTCTAATAGGACCGATGTAAGTACAAGAATGATGGGGTACGTAAAAAAGGTATACGTAAATGTTGGAGATAAAGTTAAAAAAGGACAGTTGTTAGTATCTATTAATAATACTGATCTCCAAGCTAAAAAAGCACAAGTAAATGCAGGAATTATAAAAGCTAATACTGTTTTTAAGAATGCTGAAAAAAATCACAACCGTTTTAAAAATTTATTTGGGAGTAATAGTATTACCCAGAAAGAAATGGATGATATGACTGCTAATTATGAAATGACCAAAGCAGGTTTAGAATCTGCAAAGCAAATGAAAAACGAAATTAATGCACAATTTGTGTATGCAAATATTATAGCTCCTTTTAGTGGTGTAATCACTAGTAAAAATATAGAAAATGGAGATTTGGCAAGCCCTGGAATCACTTTAATGAGCATAGAGTCTCCTAAAGATTTTGAAGTAATAGCGATGGTTCCTGAAACTGAAATATTACAAATTAAAAAAGGAACAACTGTTAATGTTCTAATCAAATCTATGCAAGAAACACTTAAAGGAAAAGTTAGCGAAGTAAGCACTTCTGCTAAAAATACTGGAGGACAGTATTTAGTGAAAATAGATTTAGAAAAAACAGCTATAACTATATTATCGGGAATGTTTTCTACAGTGCAATTTCCTGTAGAAAGAAAAGTAAAATCGTCATTAGTTTTAATTTCTTTAGATGCAATTGTAAAAAACGGTCAATTATCTGGAGTATATACCGTAAGTCAGAGCAATACAGCAATGCTACGTTGGTTGCGTTTGGGAAGAATTTATGGAAATCAAGTGGAAGTGTTATCAGGTTTAAATTCTGATGAGTCGTATATAGTTTCTTCTGAAACAAAACTATTTAACGGAGCGAAAGTTAGTATTCAGTAG
- a CDS encoding TolC family protein, translating into MKTKLLIVTLILLSSFIRGQEVIMLTKSEVVSKVKENSNTLKISQQDVLAAKGDFQQTNAVFLPNITASHTGFSTTNPLMAFGSKLNQEILTQNDFNPSLLNNPTKTQNFATKLEIQQPLINLDGFYKRKAAKSKMNAVSLKTERIQDYLLFEVEKSYMQLQLAYTAVEVLEKALEAANANKKIADNNFKQGLLQRTDVLNVEVRVTEVKNQLQTAKSNVQNASNYISFLMNDENYVVYKPTESLTVLSFKVGKKIISENRPDIKAMQLASNGYEALNKADKMAFLPRLNAFGSYEIYDSKVFQGNANGYLIGAQISWDLFQGSKRFGKAQKSKAEFEKSKLAYTQYVSKSNLELNKVKRQLLDAKNRLNLTVLSVQQSKESLRIRKNRFREGLEKTSDLLMAETQFAQKQLEHFQTIFEHNFTQIYLEFITKE; encoded by the coding sequence ATGAAAACTAAATTATTAATAGTAACATTAATTTTACTCTCTTCCTTTATAAGGGGTCAAGAAGTAATTATGTTGACTAAAAGTGAAGTTGTTTCTAAAGTAAAAGAAAACAGCAACACTCTTAAAATATCTCAACAAGATGTTTTGGCTGCAAAAGGAGATTTCCAGCAAACCAATGCAGTATTTTTACCAAACATTACAGCAAGTCATACCGGATTTTCAACAACAAATCCTTTAATGGCTTTTGGTTCTAAATTGAATCAGGAAATATTAACACAAAACGATTTTAATCCTTCTTTGTTAAACAATCCAACAAAAACTCAAAATTTTGCAACAAAGTTAGAAATTCAGCAACCTTTAATCAATTTAGATGGTTTTTATAAGCGAAAAGCTGCAAAATCTAAAATGAATGCAGTGTCTTTAAAAACGGAACGTATTCAAGATTATTTACTTTTTGAAGTTGAAAAATCTTATATGCAATTGCAGTTGGCATATACAGCCGTTGAAGTTTTGGAAAAAGCTTTAGAAGCTGCAAATGCAAATAAAAAAATTGCAGATAATAACTTTAAACAGGGGCTTTTGCAACGGACAGATGTTTTAAATGTTGAAGTACGAGTTACAGAAGTTAAAAATCAGTTACAAACAGCAAAAAGTAATGTACAAAATGCTTCAAATTATATATCATTTTTAATGAATGATGAAAACTATGTTGTTTATAAACCAACAGAAAGTTTAACGGTTTTAAGTTTTAAGGTTGGTAAAAAGATTATTTCTGAAAATAGGCCAGATATAAAAGCGATGCAGCTAGCTTCAAACGGATATGAAGCATTGAATAAAGCAGATAAAATGGCTTTTTTACCGCGTTTAAATGCATTTGGGAGTTATGAAATTTACGATAGCAAAGTTTTTCAAGGAAATGCAAATGGTTATTTAATTGGCGCACAGATAAGTTGGGATCTTTTTCAAGGTTCAAAACGTTTTGGAAAAGCGCAAAAAAGTAAAGCTGAATTTGAAAAATCTAAGTTAGCATATACTCAATATGTTTCTAAAAGTAACTTAGAGTTAAACAAAGTAAAGCGCCAATTATTAGATGCAAAAAACAGATTAAATTTAACAGTTTTATCTGTTCAACAATCTAAAGAATCATTAAGAATTCGCAAGAATAGATTTCGAGAAGGATTAGAAAAGACTTCAGATTTATTAATGGCAGAAACGCAATTTGCACAAAAGCAATTAGAACATTTCCAAACAATTTTTGAACACAATTTTACACAAATTTATTTAGAATTTATAACCAAAGAATAA